The Dehalococcoidia bacterium region AAGGTAACGAAGTTCTTGTCGCTCAGGAGGCCGCCCCTCGTCTGTCCGTCCCCCTCCCGCTGGCGGATCGTCCGTTCGATGTCCTGGTCCGGTATCCGGGAGTAGAAGGCTGTCGCCAGGAGGCCGGCGACCAGCGCCAGCGCCCAGGCGGACTGCCATCCTTCGGGGAAACCGACGCGATTGATCATGAGCCCCGCCAGGGGCGCCCCTATCAGCGCGCCCACGCCCATGCCGAAATTGCGCGACGAGAAGAACCGCCCCCGCACCGAGAGCGGCACTATGTCGGCGGAGAGCGAAGTCCAGGCGGGAATGCCCAGGTTGACAAAGAAGATGCGCGCCGCCCCCAACCCCATTATCGCGTAAACGACCTCTTTCCCCTGGGAGAAGAAGGGCAGCACCGCCAGTCCTAGCAGCATCATTCGGGCCATGCCCCCTCCCGTGAGGAGGACGAGCAGCTTGCGACGCCCCCAGCGCTCCGCCAGCCGCGCGCCGGGAAGCAGCGCCACGGCGCCCGACAGGCTCACCAGCGCCGCAAGGTAGCCGATCTGGGAGTCGGAGGCGCCGAATGCGAGAGCGTAGACCGCGAGGTACTGGACGACGATCCACTCGCTGAACCAGGCAAAGAAGCCGTCGAACCAGAAGGCGCGCATCCCCCTTTCCTGCGCGGCCGTCGGCTCGTCCGGCGAAGGACGCGGAAGATCGGCTGTGAGGTCATTCATCGGGGCGGCTCAGCGTGATCGTAGGGTAGCGTCGGGGCTGGAAGCAACATCCGAGGAGGAGCGAACCGGAAGCCGGCGCGACGAATGAGGAGGAGGACCGCCTCACTCGGCCATGCGGATGTGCGGCAGCCACTCAAGCCAGCGCGGCAAGTACCAGTTCCAGTCGCCCAGAAGTTTCATCGTCGCCGGCAGCAATATCGAGCGGATAATCGTGGCGTCGATGAAGATCGCCAGCGCCAGCCCGAAGCCGAACTGCTTGATGCCGAGAAAGCGCGTGAAAGCGAAGATCATCGCCACCGCAATCATGATAGCGGCCGCGCTCGTGATCGTACCTGCCGTCGCGCGTACTCCCAACGAAACAGCGCGATCGCTGCCCGCGCCTCGCTCCCAGGCTTCCTTGATCCGCGCCAGGATGAACATGTGGTAGTCCATCGACAGGCCGAAGAGGATGGCGAACAGGAACAGCGGCAGCCAGGACTCGATGATGCCCGTGGCCTCGAATCCGAGCGGGCCCTCCAGCAACCAGCCTTCTTGAAAAACGAGCACCAGTATGCCGTATGCCGCGCCCACCGAGAGGAGGTTCAGGATTATGGCCTTGACGGCGATGACAAACGAACGGAAGGTCAGCAACAGCACGAAAAACGCCAGCCCGAGAACGAACGCGAAGACAATCGGCGTGCGGCCGTCTATATGACTCCGGAAGTCGATGTTGGCGGCCGTCGCTCCCGTGACGCTCACCCTCGCAGACGACCCCTCGAACGCCGCGGGGATCAGCTCGTTGCGCAAACGTCTCACGTCGTCGAGTGCCCGCTCCTCGCCCGTGTCGGCGTTGAGTGGTATGCGGATCACCTCCGTGTCGCCGGCGCCGTTGACATCCGTCTGTATGGGAGCGCCGAAAGGAGCGTCCGGCCGTTGCGCCGAGGCAGTCTCCGCCTGGACACGCTCGACCAACTGCCGCACGCCCGACTGGATATCCTCAGCGTAAACGTTGCGGCTCTCTCCTGCGTCGACCACGACCAGCGCCGGAGAGGTGAGCCCGAGGGTGAAGTTCTCCTCCAGGGCAAGCAGCGCGCGCTTCGCTTCAACGTCATCGGAGAGGGCTTTGGCGCCGTTGAAGCCGAGATTAAAGGTCACTATCGGCGCAGCAGCCGCCAGCAGGAGGCCGGTGGCAAGAATGGCGAGAATCGCCGGTCGGGCGAGAACGAAATCGGTGATGTGTCCCCACACACCGCCACGTTCCTCGCCGCGCACGAGGAAGGGAAGGGTAAAGCGGTCGATGTACCCCGCGAGCGCGCCGAGCAACGTCGGCAGCAAGGTCACGGAAATGATGATCGCGATCATGACGACAATGACGGCCGCGAGGCCAAGACTGGTGAACGTCGCCTCGCCCACAAGGAACATCCCGCACACAGCCAGCACCACCGTCGCCCCCGCGAAGACGACCGCCTTCCCCGACGTCCCCGCAGCGATGCGGAGCGCCTCCTCGTCGCTGCGCCCCGCGCGCCGCTCATTGCGAAAGCGGGTGACCACGAACAGCGTGTAGTCGATGCCCGTGGCGAGCCCCATGAGCAACACCATCTCCGTGTAGATGGGACTCAGGGTGTAGGACTGGCTAATCACGCTGAGAACCCCGAAGGCGGTAAGGACGGCGGCGATAGCGAGAGTGAGAGGAATGAGGGCCGCAACCGGTGCCCGAAACACCAGCAGCAGTATGACCAACGTGACGGTCAGGTTGAGCATGAGCGCCCGACCCAGGTCTTCCTCGATGATCTTGTCCTGCTCCGCGAACGTCGAAGCCTCTCCGCCGCTCAGGATCGTGAAACCGGGCGACTCCTCGCTCACCTGCGCCACGGTCCGGACCACGGGGTCGATGTTCTCTTTCGCGGTCAGCACGTCGCCCTGCAGGCTCACAAGGGCAAGGCTGACGTCGCCGCTGTCGCTCGGCGCCACAAGTGGCGACGCCTCACGGGGAAGGCCGGTATCGTAATGAGTGAAGCTCCCTGAGACGATGCGCTTGTACTCGGAGACTCTCGTTCCGCCGACGTCTCGAATCTCCTCCGTTCGCAGCTCGCTGAGCCGCGTCATCAGGTCCTCGACCGTCCGGCGATACGCGGGGTCGTCCACCTGCGTCGCCGAGGAGAAGACGACGACCTCCTGCGGCGGGACTTGCCGCTCGCCGAAGCGTTCCTCGTACAGCCTCAGGGCGTCGCCGGCCTCGCCGATCCCCTCCTGCTCCCACGACGTCTTCGTCGGCATCACAATCGACGCGCCCATGGCAACGACGATCACGAGCAACCACCCCAACCCAACCAGGAGCCGGTGGTGACTGCTCCAGACCGCCATCCGGGCCGTAAACGATGTCTCTCTGTGCCGAGCTGAGTCCAACTTGTTCTCCCGGCTATCGACCGATCTCACTACGGAAAGAGATTAACAAGCCTCCCGCCCTGTACCTGGCACGCGGCCACCCCGAAGTCGAGCGCCTGGGCCGTAAGGTCAGTCTCGCTGGTAGAGCGGTCTCCGTGCTCGTCGAAGGTGATGCGGCCCGAAAGGCCGTCCTCCAGCTCGCCGGCGCTAACGGCGTCGCGGAGGGCGGCGCGGTCTATCACCAGGCTTCCGTCTTCTCTCTCCTCTGCAACGCGGGCGACGGCATCGAGCAGCAGCGTCGCCGCGTCCGCGTACTGCGCCACGAAAGCGCTAGCGTCCGGCCGGTCGCCGTGCACACGCTCGAAGTCCGCCAGGAAGTCCTCGGGCAGGGTCAGCGGGCAACCCACGAAGTAGACGCCCTCCGCAGATTCGCGCCCGACCGGCTCCACAAACGTCTGCACGGAAGCGGCGGCATCGCCGGCGCCGAACTCTCCCGCGTACCCGGCGTCGCGGAGCTGACGGTAGAGCAGGGAAACGTCCGGGTTGAAGCTGGCAAAGCCGACGAAGTCGGGCTCTGCCTCCATGATGCGCTGCACAACCAGGCCGAAGTCGACGGTGCCGAGTGGCGCGGTGTCGCGGCTGACGGCGATCCCCTGCTCCCGCATCACCGCCTCCGCCGCATTGATCAAGTCGATGCCGTAGGTCTCGCCGTCGTCGATCAGGTAGGCTGTCGTTGCGCCCAGCTCGGTGGCGACGAAGAGACCTCCTACGAGCCCCTGGAAGGAGTTGCGGTAGGCGGTGCGGAAAAAGAAGCCGCCGGGCGGCTGCGTCGACGCAAGGTCAGAGTCGGTCGCAGAGCCCGAGATGGCGACGACGCCCGCTCCCTCGTACAGAGGGAGGGCCGCGCGCGCGCCCGTGCTGCAATCGGGCCCGATCACGCCGATGAGTCCCGGCGTGTCTATGAGACGCCGCGCCGCCTGCATCGTGATCTCCTCCTCGGTGCACCCGTCGTCCTCCATCCGCAGCTCTATCTCGTGGCCCTTGATGCGCTCCCCGTTCGCCTCTTTCCAGCGGACCACACTCGTGATCACGGCGTCGCCGTCTTCCGTGCCCTCCGGCTGCTGCGAGCCCGTGAGGGGGACGGAAACGCCGATAACGATGGGTTGTCCCGCGGGAATGACGATCTCTTCGGGGTCGCGCTCGAAGGGGGGCGCGCCGCTGGCGACGGGCGCTGCGCTGCCGCACGCCGTCAGGGCGACGGACAGTATCGCAACGAAAAGAACAGGCGCCGCCGCGCTCCAGCGCGGGAGACGGGCGGCACGTGCAGAGCAGACGCCGGGCCGGTCAGGCAGTACCGGGATGCTTCACCCTCCAAAGTTTGAGGACGGCGCAGGACTGGTCCTGGCCGTCCTGTTCAGAATACACCGTGCCGTTACGGCGGTCTACCCGTCTACCGGAACCGCGCCTGCCAGATGTCCGGGCATTCCTGGCCCGTCAGGTAGAAGACCTGCGCCTCGCTGTCCCAGGCGATGCCGTTCGGCGTGCCCCCCGGACAGACTTCCGGCGGG contains the following coding sequences:
- a CDS encoding MMPL family transporter; this translates as MDSARHRETSFTARMAVWSSHHRLLVGLGWLLVIVVAMGASIVMPTKTSWEQEGIGEAGDALRLYEERFGERQVPPQEVVVFSSATQVDDPAYRRTVEDLMTRLSELRTEEIRDVGGTRVSEYKRIVSGSFTHYDTGLPREASPLVAPSDSGDVSLALVSLQGDVLTAKENIDPVVRTVAQVSEESPGFTILSGGEASTFAEQDKIIEEDLGRALMLNLTVTLVILLLVFRAPVAALIPLTLAIAAVLTAFGVLSVISQSYTLSPIYTEMVLLMGLATGIDYTLFVVTRFRNERRAGRSDEEALRIAAGTSGKAVVFAGATVVLAVCGMFLVGEATFTSLGLAAVIVVMIAIIISVTLLPTLLGALAGYIDRFTLPFLVRGEERGGVWGHITDFVLARPAILAILATGLLLAAAAPIVTFNLGFNGAKALSDDVEAKRALLALEENFTLGLTSPALVVVDAGESRNVYAEDIQSGVRQLVERVQAETASAQRPDAPFGAPIQTDVNGAGDTEVIRIPLNADTGEERALDDVRRLRNELIPAAFEGSSARVSVTGATAANIDFRSHIDGRTPIVFAFVLGLAFFVLLLTFRSFVIAVKAIILNLLSVGAAYGILVLVFQEGWLLEGPLGFEATGIIESWLPLFLFAILFGLSMDYHMFILARIKEAWERGAGSDRAVSLGVRATAGTITSAAAIMIAVAMIFAFTRFLGIKQFGFGLALAIFIDATIIRSILLPATMKLLGDWNWYLPRWLEWLPHIRMAE
- a CDS encoding branched-chain amino acid ABC transporter substrate-binding protein; its protein translation is MGVSVPLTGSQQPEGTEDGDAVITSVVRWKEANGERIKGHEIELRMEDDGCTEEEITMQAARRLIDTPGLIGVIGPDCSTGARAALPLYEGAGVVAISGSATDSDLASTQPPGGFFFRTAYRNSFQGLVGGLFVATELGATTAYLIDDGETYGIDLINAAEAVMREQGIAVSRDTAPLGTVDFGLVVQRIMEAEPDFVGFASFNPDVSLLYRQLRDAGYAGEFGAGDAAASVQTFVEPVGRESAEGVYFVGCPLTLPEDFLADFERVHGDRPDASAFVAQYADAATLLLDAVARVAEEREDGSLVIDRAALRDAVSAGELEDGLSGRITFDEHGDRSTSETDLTAQALDFGVAACQVQGGRLVNLFP
- a CDS encoding MFS transporter — its product is MNDLTADLPRPSPDEPTAAQERGMRAFWFDGFFAWFSEWIVVQYLAVYALAFGASDSQIGYLAALVSLSGAVALLPGARLAERWGRRKLLVLLTGGGMARMMLLGLAVLPFFSQGKEVVYAIMGLGAARIFFVNLGIPAWTSLSADIVPLSVRGRFFSSRNFGMGVGALIGAPLAGLMINRVGFPEGWQSAWALALVAGLLATAFYSRIPDQDIERTIRQREGDGQTRGGLLSDKNFVTFCAVTFIWNLALYVAAPFFNVHLVKNMGGNAAWVGGLSAINSVSALAGQPIAGRLLDERGSRWLMAVTGLAIPFLPLAWVAATAPWHVIFINGVGGALWAGFNLGAFSLLLYISPSGKRAFYSAVYQSMVFSSAFAGPLLGGLIGELWNLPLVFIVSSGGRFLAALLFLALVKERPGDQRPFNGREVSAVARAANP